In Cutaneotrichosporon cavernicola HIS019 DNA, chromosome: 1, one DNA window encodes the following:
- a CDS encoding uncharacterized protein (Belongs to the histidine acid phosphatase family): protein MSYRDKPEDVVAAEEYELGARDNEPLLPRYEDHERQPSPSPANSKRRQQRRRRFPFLCLGVSVAFVLLCFAGSAVYYKKNGGDLSAIEDNIPGPVKSWADTMFGDVVGLNDNKHFPTDIGYAGPTPTGLEAALVVTAPAFPLYSGVAPLIRPSTDREDFDMMRHWGNLSPYRSVKSHGLKKSSQAIPDHCELEEMHWLQRHGARYPTSNPMGPAGLSERLKKGGKWNASGALSFLNDWEYKLGAELLTPFGRSQLYNLGVAARVKYGFLLDRMKDRLPVFRTETQDRMLRSAQNFAAGFFGIPAEDQYNLEVMIEWPGFNSSLAPYHSCPNDLKVYPLVRAKIAEWDKVFLRNAHKRLQEYMKGYELSLHDVINMMDMCPYETVALGHSAFCSLFTEKEWRGYQYRNDIFWWYAASFGAPVARAEGLGWMQELTARLTHTPLTQFNSSVNSTLHNDIHFPVSDPLYVDFTHDTTFAQLLPTLNLTTFASQGPPPLDHIPKDWPFVSSKFAPFATNLQVQVLSCAAHRKASADEDDKPSWWPFKPADDEETVETRFDKRDDDDDEGADETPEPTDKGRFVRIILNDAPVPLTGINGCKKDRDGLCEIEAFVSSMHALIGETDFAQACHDDYDFHAEVMDGRPL from the exons ATGTCGTACCGCGACAAGCCAGAGGACGtggtcgccgccgaagaGTACGAGCTCGGTGCGCGCGACAACGAgcccctccttcctcggTATGAGGACCATGAGCGCCAGCCTTCCCCGTCCCCTGCCAACTCTAAGCGGCGCCAgcagcgccgtcgccgttTCCCGTTCCTCTGCCTCGGCGTCAGCGTCGCGTTCGTGCTCCTCTGCTTCGCCGGCAGTGCCGTGTACTATAAGAAGAATGGGGGCGACCTGAGTGCGATCGAGGACAACATTCCTGGACCAGTCAAGAGCTGGGCAGACACAATGTTCGGCGACGTGGTTGGCCTCAACGACAACAAGCACTTCCCTACTGA taTCGGATACGCTGgaccgacgccgaccgGCCTGGA GGCTGCACTCGTCGTCACGGCGCCGGCGTTCCCGCTGTACAGTGGCGTGGCACCTCTCATTAGGCCTTCCACGGACCGCGAGGATTTCGACATGATGCGCCACTGGGGAAACTTGAGCCCGTACCGCTCTGTCAAGAGCCACGGGCTCAAGAAGTCGAGCCAGGCCATCCCGGACCATtgcgagctcgaggagatgcaCTGGCTGCAGCGCCACGGTGCGCGCTACCCTACGTCTAATCCTATGGGCCCCGCTGGCCTGTCGGAGCGCCTGAAGAAGGGTGGCAAGTGGAATGCGTCTGGCGcgctctccttcctcaacgACTGGGAATACAAACTCGGCGCTGAGCTGCTCACCCCCTTCGGCCGTAGCCAGCTCT ACAACCTCGGTGTGGCCGCGCGCGTTAAGTATGGCTTCCTGCTGGACCGGATGAAGGACCGCCTCCCCGTGTTCCGCACCGAGACCCAGGACCGCATGCTGCGCTCTGCCCAGAACTTCGCTGCAG gctTCTTTGGTATCCCGGCCGAGGACCAGTACAACCTTGAGGTCATGATTGAGTGGCCCGGGTTCAACTCGTCACTCGCACCATACCACTCCTGCCCTAACGACCTCAAGGTCTACCCTCTTGTGCGCGCAAAGATTGCCGAGTGGGACAAGGTGTTCCTCAGGAACGCGCACAAGCGGCTCCAGGAGTACATGAAGGGCTACGAGCTCTCGCTGCACGACGTCATCAACATG ATGGACATGTGCCCGTACGAgacggtcgcgctcggtcACTCGGCGTTCTGCTCGCTCTTCACCGAGAAGGAGTGGCGCGGATACCAGTACCGCAACGACATCTTCTGGTGGTACGCGGCGTCGTTCGGCGCACCCGTCGCGCGTGCCGAGGGCCTGGGCTGGATGCAGGAGCTCACGGCGCGCCTGACGCACACGCCGCTCACGCAGTTCAACTCGTCGGTCAACTCGACGCTGCACAACGACATCCACTTCCCCGTCAGCGACCCGCTCTACGTGGACTTCACCCACGACACGACTTTCGCGCAGC TGCTTCCAACGCTGAACCTGACGACCTTTGCGTCGCAAGGACCGCCTCCTCTTGACCACATCCCGAAGGACTGGCCCTTCGTGTCCTCTAAGTTTGCTCCGTTCGCCACCAACTTGCAAGTGCAGGTGCTCTCGTGTGCGGCGCACAGAAAGGCGTCGGCGGACGAAGACGACAAGCCGAGCTGGTGGCCGTTCAAGCCGGCCGATGATGAAGAGACTGTCGAGACTCGGTTCGACAAGCgcgatgatgacgacgacgaaggCGCTGACGAAACGCCCGAGCCGACTGACAAGGGTCGCTTCGTACGCATCATCCTCAACGACGCACCTGTCCCGTTGACCGGTATCAATGGGTGCAAGAAGGACCGCGACGGGCTGTGCGAGATCGAAGCGTTCGTGTCGAGCATGCACGCGCTCATTGGCGAGACGGACTTTGCGCAGGCCTGCCACGACGACTATGACTTCCACGCCGAGGTCATGGACGGGCGGCCGCTGTAA
- the URA9 gene encoding uncharacterized protein (Dihydroorotate dehydrogenase, mitochondrial precursor): MLRRLPGLSRPLAAPLRTTARAPALGGVRHASSGTTHPRRWIASSLIIGTVALLGSVYYYDSRSVAHEHVVMPVVRAIADPEQGHKLAVKVLSAPSWARPMDMGVDGPALKAELMGMPLVNPIGIAAGFDKDAQCIDGLFDIGFAYVEVGSICPQPQSGNPLPRFFRLEEDDAAINRYGFNSLGHGQALGQLRKRLVSFAGDHPELFPNGSLTPPAGLPRSLRPGHILAVNLGKNKTSPADSDDDYIRGVRTLGPYADVVVINISSPNTPGLRALQSREPLERLLRGVVAERDAIAVDGLPKVAVKVTCDLSEDELADVASAVRTTGVDGVIVSNTTLRREELGLQSENAGEVGGLSGRPLFPYALAALKTLRPLLPPNVPIIGAGGVWDGEDALAMARAGAAMVQVYTAFGYRGVGTPRLLKDEIKHDLVPGASWEKQVGADYGGVAGMRWDASRVAAEGAKLRAEAHELGNVLSEIRDKMHTHRLHEKDPDHLAAVNAATLAADGTSLPIDAVRGLAQLAVVETAVGVDVVEAVEAAPIVVATVVVAAPADQTATPAVVVAQKVEPSKPKDAFTEQVHSGNRRLV; encoded by the exons ATGCTCCGCCGGCTCCCAGGACTCTCGCGCCCTCTCGCGGCGCCCTTGCGGACGACTGCCCGCGCCCCCGCTCTCGGAGGGGTGCGGCATGCGAGCAGCGGCACGACGCATCCCCGGCGCTGGATTGCATCGTCCCTCATCATCGGGACagtcgccctcctcggctcAGTGTACTATTACGACTCGCGGAGTGTCGCACACGAGCACGTCGTCATGCCTGTTGTGCGCGCAAtcgccgaccccgagcAGGGTCACAAGCTCGCGGTCAAGGTGCTCTCTGCGCCGTCGTGGGCGCGGCCCATGGACATGGGCGTCGATGGGCCAgccctcaaggccgagctgaTGGGCATGCCGCTCGTCAACCCCATCGGTATTGCTGCTGGGTTCGACAAGGATGCGCAGTGCATTGACGGATTGTTCGACATTGGATTCGCGTACGTCGAGGTGGGGAGTATTTGCCCTCAGCCTCAGAGCGGAAACCCTCTCCCCCGCTTCTTCCgactcgaggaggacgacgccgccatTAACCGGTACGGCTTCAACTCGCTCGGACACGGCCAGGCTCTCGGTCAGCTCCGCAAGCGTCTCGTCTCCTTCGCGGGTGACCACCCCGAGCTCTTCCCCAACGGCTCGCTCACCCCGCCTGCCGGCCTCCCCCGCTCGCTGCGCCCCGGGCacatcctcgccgtcaacctcggcaagAACAAGACGTCGCCTGCCGACTCTGACGACGACTACATCCGCGGCGTGCGCACGCTGGGTCCCtacgccgacgtcgtcgtgaTCAacatctcgtcgccgaacACGCCGGGCCTGCGCGCTCTACAGAGCCGCGAgccgctcgagcgcctcctccgtgGGGTTGTggctgagcgcgacgctATCGCTGTCGACGGTCTCCCCAAGGTTGCCGTCAAGGTCACCTGTGACCTgagcgaggatgagctcgccgacgtcgccagcgCAGTGCGCACGActggcgtcgacggcgtcatTGTCTCCAACACGAccctccgccgcgaggagctcggcctgcAGTCCG AAAAcgctggcgaggtcggtggTCTCTCAGGCCGCCCGCTGTTCCCGTACGCGCTTGCGGCGCTCAAGACGCTGCGGCCTCTCCTCCCGCCCAACGTGCCGATCatcggcgctggcggcgtgTGGGACGGAGAGGACGCGCTTGCCATGGCCCGTGCCGGTGCCGCCATGGTTCAGGTCTACACGGCTTTCGGATACCGTGGGGTGGGCACGCCGCGCCTGCTCAAGGATGAGATCAAGCACGACCTTGTGCCGGGTGCAAGCTGGGAGAAGCAGGTTGGCGCCGACTACGGAGGTGTCGCGGGCATGCGGTGGGACGCGTCGCGAGTGGCTGCTGAGGGCGCCAAGCTGCGCGCTGAGGCacacgagctcggcaacgtGCTGAGTGAGATCAGGGACAAGATGCACACGCATCGCCTCCACGAGAAGGACCCCGACCACCTCGCTGCCGTGAATGCTGCCACCCTGGCTGCTGACGGCACAAGCCTCCCTATTGACGCTGTGCGTGggctcgcgcagctcgccgtcgttgaGACGGCCGTGGGTGTCGATgttgtcgaggccgtcgaggctgCTCCTATTGTTGTGGCTACTGttgtcgtcgccgcgcctGCCGACCAGACAGCCACGCCAGCGGTGGTCGTGGCCCAGAAGGTGGAGCCCTCCAAACCCAAGGACGCTTTCACGGAGCAGGTGCATTCGGGCAACCGCCGCTTGGTGTAG
- the rho4 gene encoding uncharacterized protein (Belongs to the small GTPase superfamily. Rho family) has product MSIDATRRPDLKRKLVVVGDGGCGKTCLLTVYAENRFPEEYVPTVFENLVTMVPHPTDPGKTIEMALWDTAGQEDFDRLRPLSYNDTDVILVVFACNHRPSLENVYDKWYPEMSHFCEGVPLLLICTKTDLRNDPTTKSLMAAQGVTPVTSAEGEKVAKEIGARRYLECSAKEGQGVKEVFDTAIRESLRKGAAVTRMVKKNSKKCVVL; this is encoded by the exons ATGTCG ATCGACGCGACCCGCCGCCCCGACCTAAAGCgcaaactcgtcgtcgtcggcgatggcg gcTGCGGTAAGACGTGTCTCCTGACCGTGTACGCCGAGAACCGCTTCCCCGAG GAATACGTGCCTACCGTCTTCGAGAACCTCGTCACCATGGTGCCACATCCTACCGACCCGGGAAAGACGATTGAGATGGCGTTGTGGGACACGGCTGGGCAGGAAGACTTTGACCGTCTCCGGCCGCTGTCGTACAATGACACGGACGTGATTCTCGTCGTGTTCGCGTGCAACCACAGGCCAAGTCTGGAGAACGTGTATGACAAG TGGTACCCCGAGATGTCGCACTTCTGCGAAGGcgttcccctcctcctcatctgcACGAAAACTGACCTGCGAAACGATCCGACGACAAAGAGCCTCATGGCCGCGCAGGGCGTGACGCCAGTGACCTctgccgagggcgagaaggtgGCCAAGGAGATTGGAGCGCGGCGCTATCTCGAGTGCTCAGCCAAGGAGGGCCagggcgtcaaggaggtgtTTGACACGGCCATCCGCGAGAGCTTGCGCAAGGGAGCCGCTGTGACGCGCATGGTCAAGAAGAATAGCAAGAAATGTGTCGTGCTATAG